The sequence below is a genomic window from Aerosakkonema funiforme FACHB-1375.
AGCCGTCAGCAACCTATCTATGCGCTTTGTCAGTACATTAGACCGGGTGAATGGCAATGCGTTGAGTTCGAGTTAGAGGATAGAGGCTTTTTACTAAGGGATCGCATTTGCGATTTGGTGGGTTGCGAAAAATGGAACGATGATTAATATCGCTTCTGTTCGCTTTTGGGTTATCCGGTTTTCGTGGTAATCAT
It includes:
- a CDS encoding DUF4327 family protein, whose amino-acid sequence is MITSSVHYSIDVIKDEARELVHKGLVSRQQPIYALCQYIRPGEWQCVEFELEDRGFLLRDRICDLVGCEKWNDD